From Cherax quadricarinatus isolate ZL_2023a chromosome 95, ASM3850222v1, whole genome shotgun sequence, the proteins below share one genomic window:
- the LOC128703900 gene encoding zinc finger protein 26-like isoform X1, giving the protein MSRRKQKFPVHLKNEQLEGGEIGRDSNKAAETAEESHSKSRDANNWEMSQVVSGKDVRVPVNGQVVHVSVSSLDPMSATCASHCAGAATEPVSVTLSGPSKRNMPSGVSVSGLAHTTVTDSVHRSLTTPLSVTLSGSTSTSISAKNGLGGLGAVHNESPSPPMSSSAITLLTTVTTSANLKRVPAVSDTRKERAKVDDDHSQGKCPSELPYTCPVCQQPFKSKRSFNAHIIVHCQLVNGSSNGSKRTIDLSASPSPDKKRLKECTLHEQFESVQHELAAPVQDMSLPLDLSCRGSAAARSYERPAASSTPEPRDCIIIQENGTQDEFDLSSLPKHDPAGNLDHSVLSDRGPLEDENENLVNEAREREKAFFNTAQNEQYLTEDSTGLDPPPPLPLYGSGGVVRRIHVSSDDGPPMVYSVRLHAEQVLVSRILGVNDETGDKMELYKCFMCSVAFPSVSRLQAHLSQHKQRYVCCKCSFSCDSRVQFSYHVQREHLSPVIQSRRDKVDVRCDLSDDSSSAENTVTVAALLSALREKAQENRPINLAPKDTYEEEEEDHGSEDSYPVSPSSESQEAADLQEGGSGEDLFKMYTCRFCGKKFDRAFSCNRHERVHTGYKPCFCRVCGRGFSEPRNLRHHVIRFHSDGSLRHLIKRDRRKKGDEDSPTPSVSPVPLKYPESRLKDVLKETANKLISSSNIDMTGLSGKTNGLEITLTSKTLHDTSSNYDDGSKIGVLRSPTPPQADIMKERTTGDVTTAVTTYTTNLTKIIAASLDNSTRGSRRHPVFVDSFRNDELEPGEIRLDRRTKIIDDGESGRRLVIADDQSDESLDHSPHFSNYAPRLNIVQEPIDRDKALMPITDDIGRTFFECPYCHKLFGSTSDMNRHLDFHEDLRPYNCEYCDYSARTNSQLKVHKMRHEGIKLYSCDVCNYNGVTQSDLNRHKKTQSHIARSRNVCSMCGLGFYTASQKQVHVVQCHPEVEGASSLIQMSLGPPVAPLLRSTEYSTLASSTPVSAPPPAAATAQ; this is encoded by the exons ATGAGCAGCTAGAGGGAGGAGAGATTGGAAGGGACAGCAACAAAGCAGCGGAGACAGCGGAGGAATCCCACTCGAAGAGTAGAGATGCTAACAACTGGGAAATGTCTCAAGTTGTGTCTGGCAAGGATGTGCGAGTGCCAGTTAATGGACAAGTGGTGCATGTATCTGTCTCCTCGCTTGACCCCATGAGTGCCACGTGTGCCAGTCATTGTGCTGGAGCAGCTACCGAACCAGTCAGTGTTACTTTAAGTGGGCCATCCAAAAGAAATATGCCATCTGGAGTGAGTGTAAGTGGACTCGCTCATACAACCGTGACGGACTCTGTACACAGAAGCTTGACCACGCCATTAAGTGTGACGTTAAGTGGTTCTACATCCACTTCTATCAGTGCCAAAAATGGACTGGGTGGTCTGGGAGCTGTACACAATGAGTCACCCAGTCCACCAATGAGTAGCAGTGCCATAACTTTACTAACAACTGTAACCACCAGTGCCAATTTAAAAAGAGTGCCAGCAGTAAGTGATACTAGGAAAGAGCGGGCAAAGGTGGACGATGATCATAGTCAAGGAAAGTGCCCCTCAGAATTACCTTACACTTGTCCTGTATGTCAACAACCTTTTAAATCGAAAAGATCCTTCAATGCCCACATCATTGTCCACTGCCAA CTGGTGAATGGCTCCAGCAATGGATCTAAACGTACAATAGACCTCTCAGCTAGTCCATCCCCTGATAAAAAGCGCTTGAAAGAATGTACATTACACGAACAG TTTGAGTCAGTTCAACATGAACTTGCAGCCCCAGTACAGGACATGAGCTTGCCTTTGGACCTGAGCTGTCGAGGGTCAGCGGCAGCTAGGAGTTACGAGCGACCTGCGGCATCATCAACGCCAGAACCAAGGGACTGCATTATCATTCAGGAAAATGGAACACAAGATGAATTTGATCTTTCTTCATTGCCAAAACATGACCCTGCAGGAAATTTAGATCATTCTgtactctctgaccgcgggccaTTAGAGGATGAAAATGAAAATTTGGTGAATGAAGCCCGAGAACGAGAAAAAGCGTTTTTTAACACAGCTCAGAATGAGCAATATTTAACTGAAGATTCAACTGGCTTGgatcctcctccacctctgccgCTTTATGGGTCTGGAGGCGTTGTACGGCGGATTCACGTGAGCAGCGATGATGGACCTCCTATGGTATACAGTGTCCGTCTCCATGCAGAACAG GTGTTGGTGTCGAGGATTCTTGGCGTCAACGATGAGACGGGCGACAAGATGGAGCTTTACAAGTGTTTTATGTGCAGTGTTGCCTTTCCCTCAGTTTCACGGCTACAAGCTCATCTCTCTCAGCACAAGCAAAGATATGTGTGCTGTAAATGCAGTTTTTCCTGTGATTCACGAGTCCAGTTCTCCTACCATGTTCAGCGTGAACATCTCTCTCCTGTAATACAGTCTCGCAG AGACAAAGTTGATGTGAGATGTGACCTGAGTGATGACTCGAGCAGTGCAGAAAACACAGTGACAGTTGCTGCACTCTTGTCAGCTTTAAGGGAGAAAGCTCAGGAGAACAGACCTATAAATTTAGCACCAAAGGACACatatgaggaggaagaagaggatcaTGGAAGTGAAGATTCCTATCCTGTATCTCCTTCTTCAGAATCACAGGAGGCTGCAGATCTGCaggaaggaggcagtggagaggatCTTTTTAAGATGTATACATGCAGGTTTTGTGGCAAAAAGTTTGATCGTGCCTTTTCCTGCAATCGCCACGAACGAGTGCACACGGGATACAAACCGTGTTTTTGTCGTGTTTGTGGGCGGGGATTCTCTGAGCCAAGGAATCTCAGACACCACGTTATTCGATTTCATAGTGATGGATCCCTGCGTCATCTCATTAAGAGAGACAGGCGCAAGAAAGGTGATGAAGATTCACCAACTCCCTCAGTGTCTCCTGTACCTCTTAAATATCCTGAAAGTCGCTTAAAAGATGTCTTGAAAGAAACTGCAAATAAACTTATTTCAAGTTCCAATATTGATATGACAGGACTCTCAGGGAAGACTAATGGTTTAGAAATCACACTTACTAGTAAAACACTTCATGATACTTCTAGCAATTATGACGATGGGAGTAAAATAGGTGTGCTTCGGTCACCGACCCCACCGCAAGCAGATATAATGAAAGAACGGACAACAGGTGACGTTACAACAGCAGTCACAACGTACACTACCAACCTCACCAAGATTATTGCTGCCTCACTTGACA ATTCAACACGTGGGAGCAGACGACATCCAGTTTTTGTGGACAGTTTCCGTAATGATGAACTTGAGCCTGGAGAAATCAGATTGGATCGACGTACGAAGATTATCGATGATGGAGAAAGTGGACGCCGCTTGGTTATCGCAGATGATCAGTCTGACGAGAGCCTAGACCATTCACCTCATTTTTCTAATTATGCTCCAAG ATTGAATATTGTGCAAGAGCCCATAGACCGGGACAAAGCCTTGATGCCCATCACAGACGACATTGGTCGTACCTTCTTCGAGTGTCCGTACTGCCACAAACTCTTCGGCAGTACTTCTGATATGAACCGTCATCTTGACTTTCACGAAG ATCTGCGGCCCTACAACTGTGAATACTGTGACTACTCTGCAAGAACTAACAGTCAACTGAAGGTGCACAAGATGAGACATGAAG GTATAAAACTCTACAGCTGTGATGTTTGCAACTACAACGGTGTTACTCAAAGTGACCTGAATCGACACAAGAAAACACAAAGTCATATTGCACGTAGTCGCAATGTCTGCTCCATGTGTGGCCTGGGCTTCTATACAGCATCCCAAAAGCAG GTTCATGTAGTACAGTGTCACCCAGAGGTGGAAGGAGCATCCTCACTAATACAGATGAGCTTAGGCCCTCCAGTTGCACCTCTACTAAGGAGCACAGAGTACTCAACTCTTGCCTCCAGTACACCTGTGTCTgctccaccacctgcagcagccaCGGCTCAGTAA
- the LOC128703900 gene encoding zinc finger protein 433-like isoform X2 produces the protein MSQVVSGKDVRVPVNGQVVHVSVSSLDPMSATCASHCAGAATEPVSVTLSGPSKRNMPSGVSVSGLAHTTVTDSVHRSLTTPLSVTLSGSTSTSISAKNGLGGLGAVHNESPSPPMSSSAITLLTTVTTSANLKRVPAVSDTRKERAKVDDDHSQGKCPSELPYTCPVCQQPFKSKRSFNAHIIVHCQLVNGSSNGSKRTIDLSASPSPDKKRLKECTLHEQFESVQHELAAPVQDMSLPLDLSCRGSAAARSYERPAASSTPEPRDCIIIQENGTQDEFDLSSLPKHDPAGNLDHSVLSDRGPLEDENENLVNEAREREKAFFNTAQNEQYLTEDSTGLDPPPPLPLYGSGGVVRRIHVSSDDGPPMVYSVRLHAEQVLVSRILGVNDETGDKMELYKCFMCSVAFPSVSRLQAHLSQHKQRYVCCKCSFSCDSRVQFSYHVQREHLSPVIQSRRDKVDVRCDLSDDSSSAENTVTVAALLSALREKAQENRPINLAPKDTYEEEEEDHGSEDSYPVSPSSESQEAADLQEGGSGEDLFKMYTCRFCGKKFDRAFSCNRHERVHTGYKPCFCRVCGRGFSEPRNLRHHVIRFHSDGSLRHLIKRDRRKKGDEDSPTPSVSPVPLKYPESRLKDVLKETANKLISSSNIDMTGLSGKTNGLEITLTSKTLHDTSSNYDDGSKIGVLRSPTPPQADIMKERTTGDVTTAVTTYTTNLTKIIAASLDNSTRGSRRHPVFVDSFRNDELEPGEIRLDRRTKIIDDGESGRRLVIADDQSDESLDHSPHFSNYAPRLNIVQEPIDRDKALMPITDDIGRTFFECPYCHKLFGSTSDMNRHLDFHEDLRPYNCEYCDYSARTNSQLKVHKMRHEGIKLYSCDVCNYNGVTQSDLNRHKKTQSHIARSRNVCSMCGLGFYTASQKQVHVVQCHPEVEGASSLIQMSLGPPVAPLLRSTEYSTLASSTPVSAPPPAAATAQ, from the exons ATGTCTCAAGTTGTGTCTGGCAAGGATGTGCGAGTGCCAGTTAATGGACAAGTGGTGCATGTATCTGTCTCCTCGCTTGACCCCATGAGTGCCACGTGTGCCAGTCATTGTGCTGGAGCAGCTACCGAACCAGTCAGTGTTACTTTAAGTGGGCCATCCAAAAGAAATATGCCATCTGGAGTGAGTGTAAGTGGACTCGCTCATACAACCGTGACGGACTCTGTACACAGAAGCTTGACCACGCCATTAAGTGTGACGTTAAGTGGTTCTACATCCACTTCTATCAGTGCCAAAAATGGACTGGGTGGTCTGGGAGCTGTACACAATGAGTCACCCAGTCCACCAATGAGTAGCAGTGCCATAACTTTACTAACAACTGTAACCACCAGTGCCAATTTAAAAAGAGTGCCAGCAGTAAGTGATACTAGGAAAGAGCGGGCAAAGGTGGACGATGATCATAGTCAAGGAAAGTGCCCCTCAGAATTACCTTACACTTGTCCTGTATGTCAACAACCTTTTAAATCGAAAAGATCCTTCAATGCCCACATCATTGTCCACTGCCAA CTGGTGAATGGCTCCAGCAATGGATCTAAACGTACAATAGACCTCTCAGCTAGTCCATCCCCTGATAAAAAGCGCTTGAAAGAATGTACATTACACGAACAG TTTGAGTCAGTTCAACATGAACTTGCAGCCCCAGTACAGGACATGAGCTTGCCTTTGGACCTGAGCTGTCGAGGGTCAGCGGCAGCTAGGAGTTACGAGCGACCTGCGGCATCATCAACGCCAGAACCAAGGGACTGCATTATCATTCAGGAAAATGGAACACAAGATGAATTTGATCTTTCTTCATTGCCAAAACATGACCCTGCAGGAAATTTAGATCATTCTgtactctctgaccgcgggccaTTAGAGGATGAAAATGAAAATTTGGTGAATGAAGCCCGAGAACGAGAAAAAGCGTTTTTTAACACAGCTCAGAATGAGCAATATTTAACTGAAGATTCAACTGGCTTGgatcctcctccacctctgccgCTTTATGGGTCTGGAGGCGTTGTACGGCGGATTCACGTGAGCAGCGATGATGGACCTCCTATGGTATACAGTGTCCGTCTCCATGCAGAACAG GTGTTGGTGTCGAGGATTCTTGGCGTCAACGATGAGACGGGCGACAAGATGGAGCTTTACAAGTGTTTTATGTGCAGTGTTGCCTTTCCCTCAGTTTCACGGCTACAAGCTCATCTCTCTCAGCACAAGCAAAGATATGTGTGCTGTAAATGCAGTTTTTCCTGTGATTCACGAGTCCAGTTCTCCTACCATGTTCAGCGTGAACATCTCTCTCCTGTAATACAGTCTCGCAG AGACAAAGTTGATGTGAGATGTGACCTGAGTGATGACTCGAGCAGTGCAGAAAACACAGTGACAGTTGCTGCACTCTTGTCAGCTTTAAGGGAGAAAGCTCAGGAGAACAGACCTATAAATTTAGCACCAAAGGACACatatgaggaggaagaagaggatcaTGGAAGTGAAGATTCCTATCCTGTATCTCCTTCTTCAGAATCACAGGAGGCTGCAGATCTGCaggaaggaggcagtggagaggatCTTTTTAAGATGTATACATGCAGGTTTTGTGGCAAAAAGTTTGATCGTGCCTTTTCCTGCAATCGCCACGAACGAGTGCACACGGGATACAAACCGTGTTTTTGTCGTGTTTGTGGGCGGGGATTCTCTGAGCCAAGGAATCTCAGACACCACGTTATTCGATTTCATAGTGATGGATCCCTGCGTCATCTCATTAAGAGAGACAGGCGCAAGAAAGGTGATGAAGATTCACCAACTCCCTCAGTGTCTCCTGTACCTCTTAAATATCCTGAAAGTCGCTTAAAAGATGTCTTGAAAGAAACTGCAAATAAACTTATTTCAAGTTCCAATATTGATATGACAGGACTCTCAGGGAAGACTAATGGTTTAGAAATCACACTTACTAGTAAAACACTTCATGATACTTCTAGCAATTATGACGATGGGAGTAAAATAGGTGTGCTTCGGTCACCGACCCCACCGCAAGCAGATATAATGAAAGAACGGACAACAGGTGACGTTACAACAGCAGTCACAACGTACACTACCAACCTCACCAAGATTATTGCTGCCTCACTTGACA ATTCAACACGTGGGAGCAGACGACATCCAGTTTTTGTGGACAGTTTCCGTAATGATGAACTTGAGCCTGGAGAAATCAGATTGGATCGACGTACGAAGATTATCGATGATGGAGAAAGTGGACGCCGCTTGGTTATCGCAGATGATCAGTCTGACGAGAGCCTAGACCATTCACCTCATTTTTCTAATTATGCTCCAAG ATTGAATATTGTGCAAGAGCCCATAGACCGGGACAAAGCCTTGATGCCCATCACAGACGACATTGGTCGTACCTTCTTCGAGTGTCCGTACTGCCACAAACTCTTCGGCAGTACTTCTGATATGAACCGTCATCTTGACTTTCACGAAG ATCTGCGGCCCTACAACTGTGAATACTGTGACTACTCTGCAAGAACTAACAGTCAACTGAAGGTGCACAAGATGAGACATGAAG GTATAAAACTCTACAGCTGTGATGTTTGCAACTACAACGGTGTTACTCAAAGTGACCTGAATCGACACAAGAAAACACAAAGTCATATTGCACGTAGTCGCAATGTCTGCTCCATGTGTGGCCTGGGCTTCTATACAGCATCCCAAAAGCAG GTTCATGTAGTACAGTGTCACCCAGAGGTGGAAGGAGCATCCTCACTAATACAGATGAGCTTAGGCCCTCCAGTTGCACCTCTACTAAGGAGCACAGAGTACTCAACTCTTGCCTCCAGTACACCTGTGTCTgctccaccacctgcagcagccaCGGCTCAGTAA